One part of the Pandoraea faecigallinarum genome encodes these proteins:
- a CDS encoding D-amino acid dehydrogenase — MKVIVIGGGVIGTCTAYYLAAAGHTVTLVERNSTVAQESSFGNAGVIAPGYVTPWAAPGMPRKLLGYMFSAASPLIFRPGLSAGTWRWASRWLRECKLERYRANRERMQRLAFYSQRCLHELRESHIFEYEHTQGYLQLFRTEREIKMNEPARAMLAENEVPHRLLTADECRKLEPAISIDAQLAGGLHLPRDETGNCPLFTKRLAQIARELGVTLMTETTVLSVRPNVGRSGVTAELASSAQTGQAGQAGQTTALEADAVVIAAGVASTSLLRPLGIDLPLWPIKGYSITVPVKTELFSPRIAVMDESYKTAITPQGNRLRIAGTAELGDTQLVLRERAIATLYKVATDWFPGAGKYREARAWVGARPMLPDGPPLLGPTHLPGIFLNVGHGSTGWAMACGSGRVLADVISGQTPDIDLNGLTLARYDR; from the coding sequence ATGAAGGTCATCGTTATCGGCGGCGGGGTCATTGGCACTTGTACTGCCTACTATCTGGCCGCTGCGGGGCACACGGTCACGCTCGTCGAGCGCAATAGCACGGTTGCGCAGGAAAGCAGCTTCGGCAATGCAGGCGTCATCGCGCCCGGGTATGTCACGCCCTGGGCGGCGCCCGGCATGCCGCGCAAGTTGCTGGGCTACATGTTCAGCGCCGCCAGTCCGCTCATTTTCCGGCCAGGCCTGTCCGCGGGCACGTGGCGCTGGGCGTCGCGCTGGCTGCGCGAGTGCAAGCTCGAGCGCTACCGCGCCAACCGCGAGCGAATGCAGCGTCTGGCGTTCTACAGTCAGCGTTGCCTGCACGAACTGCGCGAAAGCCATATTTTCGAATACGAACACACGCAAGGTTACCTGCAACTGTTCCGCACCGAACGCGAAATCAAGATGAACGAGCCGGCGCGCGCCATGCTCGCCGAGAACGAGGTGCCGCATCGCCTATTGACCGCGGACGAATGCCGCAAGCTCGAACCCGCGATTTCCATTGACGCGCAACTCGCCGGCGGCCTGCATCTGCCTCGCGACGAGACCGGCAACTGCCCGCTGTTCACCAAACGCCTCGCCCAGATCGCGCGTGAGCTCGGCGTGACGCTCATGACGGAGACGACCGTGCTGTCCGTGCGCCCGAACGTGGGGCGCAGCGGTGTCACGGCCGAGCTCGCAAGCAGCGCGCAGACCGGACAAGCGGGACAAGCTGGACAAACGACAGCACTCGAAGCCGACGCGGTGGTGATCGCCGCCGGCGTTGCCAGCACCTCCCTGCTGCGCCCGCTGGGCATCGATCTGCCGCTCTGGCCGATCAAGGGCTATTCGATCACGGTGCCGGTCAAGACCGAATTGTTCAGCCCGCGTATCGCCGTCATGGACGAGTCGTACAAGACGGCCATCACGCCGCAAGGCAACCGTCTGCGCATTGCCGGCACCGCCGAACTGGGCGATACCCAGCTCGTGCTGCGCGAGCGGGCCATCGCAACGCTCTATAAAGTGGCGACGGACTGGTTCCCGGGGGCCGGGAAGTATCGTGAGGCACGGGCGTGGGTCGGTGCGCGCCCGATGCTGCCGGATGGTCCGCCGCTGCTCGGCCCGACGCACCTGCCGGGCATCTTCCTCAATGTCGGTCACGGCTCCACCGGCTGGGCGATGGCATGCGGCTCGGGACGCGTGCTCGCCGATGTCATCTCCGGACAAACGCCGGACATCGATCTGAATGGGCTGACGCTGGCGCGATACGATCGCTGA
- a CDS encoding NAD(P)H-hydrate dehydratase, which yields MSDSLSAEGAPAPDNASPPARPSASSPSVDSVSACASATVALDLHLPEALRRTERAAATRLAPHTLMSRAGTAVAHWLHGRLPALASAGRQPVLLLAGPGNNGGDAYVAARELHRRGVLVDVWQLAPPTTHDARWALAEALAAGVAVRPAPHTWPQPGTYAWIVDGLFGIGLSRPLEGAAATLVDNIAYAHAHGTPVLAIDIPSGLIAATGIADGPVIRANATIAMLGACPGLFTGIGRDVAGQVLVATLGAQDVPAASGAGLLSTSAPGAFAAHLPKRHHASHKGSYGCLAVIGGHEGMVGAPILSARAGLMTGAGRVYVGFVAPDAPAWDPMHPELMLRHAQGLDLPSMQAVAIGPGLGTSAASAACLSRVLALEDTPLVIDADGLNLLAADPSLAQRVRHRAGPTVLTPHPLEAARLTGCDVARIQSDRLASARALAMRFGATVVLKGSGSIIDDGTRAWINTTGNAGLATAGTGDVLTGVIGALLAQGMPATQAALAAVWLHGKAAERCVEQGAGPAGLTASELLPAIRHELTTLADPAQTARRRISA from the coding sequence ATGTCCGATTCCTTGAGCGCCGAAGGTGCGCCCGCCCCCGACAACGCCAGTCCGCCAGCTCGTCCGTCGGCATCGTCACCGTCCGTGGATAGCGTGTCGGCTTGTGCGAGCGCGACTGTCGCGCTCGATCTGCATCTGCCCGAAGCGCTGCGACGGACCGAGCGCGCCGCCGCCACGCGGCTCGCGCCCCACACGCTCATGTCCCGCGCCGGCACCGCCGTCGCCCATTGGCTCCATGGCCGTCTGCCCGCGCTGGCGAGTGCGGGACGACAACCGGTGCTGCTGCTCGCCGGCCCCGGCAACAACGGCGGGGATGCCTATGTCGCGGCGCGGGAATTGCATCGGCGCGGCGTGCTGGTGGACGTCTGGCAACTCGCACCGCCCACCACTCACGACGCGCGCTGGGCCTTGGCCGAGGCGCTCGCTGCCGGTGTGGCCGTGCGTCCGGCGCCGCACACGTGGCCGCAACCCGGCACTTACGCCTGGATCGTGGACGGCCTGTTCGGCATCGGACTCTCGCGCCCGCTCGAAGGCGCCGCCGCAACGCTCGTCGACAACATCGCATATGCCCACGCGCATGGCACGCCCGTGCTTGCCATCGACATCCCCAGCGGCCTGATCGCCGCAACGGGCATCGCCGACGGGCCGGTCATTCGCGCCAACGCCACGATAGCAATGCTCGGCGCCTGCCCGGGGTTGTTCACCGGCATCGGGCGCGACGTGGCCGGTCAGGTGCTGGTGGCCACCCTCGGCGCGCAAGACGTACCGGCGGCGTCCGGCGCGGGCCTGCTTTCGACGTCCGCGCCCGGCGCATTCGCCGCCCATCTCCCGAAGCGCCATCACGCGTCTCACAAGGGAAGTTACGGCTGCCTGGCGGTGATCGGCGGCCATGAGGGCATGGTGGGCGCGCCGATACTCTCGGCGCGCGCGGGATTGATGACCGGCGCAGGTCGCGTCTACGTCGGATTCGTCGCTCCTGACGCGCCGGCATGGGACCCGATGCATCCCGAACTGATGCTGCGTCACGCCCAGGGACTGGATCTCCCTTCGATGCAGGCGGTGGCCATCGGCCCCGGACTCGGAACGTCTGCCGCCTCGGCCGCATGCCTGTCGCGCGTACTCGCACTCGAAGACACCCCACTGGTGATCGATGCCGATGGCCTCAACCTGCTCGCCGCCGACCCGTCGCTCGCGCAGCGCGTGCGACACCGGGCAGGACCAACGGTGCTCACCCCGCACCCGCTGGAGGCCGCAAGGCTCACCGGCTGCGATGTCGCCCGCATTCAGTCCGACCGCCTGGCGTCGGCTCGCGCGCTCGCCATGCGCTTCGGCGCGACGGTCGTCCTCAAGGGCTCGGGCAGCATCATCGACGACGGCACGCGCGCGTGGATCAACACAACGGGAAACGCCGGGCTCGCGACCGCGGGCACGGGGGACGTGTTGACCGGTGTCATCGGCGCCCTGCTCGCTCAGGGCATGCCTGCGACGCAAGCCGCACTGGCCGCCGTCTGGCTGCATGGCAAGGCGGCCGAGCGTTGCGTCGAGCAGGGTGCCGGGCCAGCCGGTTTGACCGCGTCTGAACTTCTGCCCGCCATTCGTCACGAACTGACGACATTGGCCGATCCGGCCCAAACCGCCCGACGCCGCATTTCAGCGTGA
- the pgi gene encoding glucose-6-phosphate isomerase, with protein sequence MPYKTSVRLDQLPAWRTLLEHRDEIAAQHMRDWFAGAGANARVENFSLHAAGLYLDYSKNRITDKTRTLLTHLARECQLPAKRDAMWAGEHVNVTENRAALHIALRAPKGVTFRDTAGEVSSGVCETLARMRDFSERVRDGRWVGATGKRIKHLINVGIGGSDLGPRMVCDALAVYGREDLSAHFIANIDPTELARTLPTLDPQATLVVVCSKTFTTLETMTNARTIRAWLTENGVPQSGLDKHFVAVSTNVDEAIRFGILGENVFQFGEWVGGRYSLWSSVGLIIMLYLGAQHFDAMLAGAHAMDEHFRHAPLEANMPVLLGLLGIWYRNFFDAQTLSVAPYTDALQKLPPYLQQLDMESNGKSVQVDGSPVSWQTAPILWGEPGTNGQHAYFQMLHQGTTLVPVDFIAVLEPQYDEPAYLDHHRKLLANCFAQSEAFLQGGSMATPEQAGGPLAAQRRFDGNRPSNTLVIDKLTPERLGALIALYEHKVFVQAAIWNINPFDQWGVELGKTLCRAIEPELVDPDSLKPDAHDASTASLIRIAGEALKKRC encoded by the coding sequence ATGCCGTACAAGACATCCGTTCGTTTGGATCAACTTCCCGCCTGGCGCACCTTGCTCGAGCACCGCGACGAGATCGCCGCGCAGCATATGCGCGACTGGTTCGCCGGTGCGGGCGCCAACGCGCGTGTCGAGAATTTCTCCCTTCACGCCGCTGGCCTGTATCTCGATTATTCGAAGAACCGCATTACGGACAAGACGCGCACGCTGCTCACGCACCTCGCGCGCGAGTGCCAACTGCCTGCCAAACGCGACGCCATGTGGGCCGGCGAACATGTCAACGTCACGGAGAATCGCGCCGCGTTGCACATTGCGCTGCGCGCGCCAAAAGGCGTGACATTTCGCGACACTGCCGGTGAAGTCAGCAGCGGCGTATGCGAAACGCTTGCGCGCATGCGCGACTTCAGCGAGCGCGTGCGCGACGGCCGATGGGTCGGCGCCACCGGCAAGCGCATCAAACATCTGATCAACGTCGGCATCGGCGGCTCGGATCTGGGCCCGCGCATGGTGTGCGATGCCCTCGCCGTCTACGGACGCGAAGACCTCTCGGCGCACTTCATCGCGAACATCGATCCGACCGAACTCGCCCGCACGCTGCCGACGCTCGACCCGCAAGCCACGCTGGTCGTTGTCTGCTCGAAGACGTTCACCACGCTCGAGACCATGACCAACGCCCGTACGATTCGCGCGTGGCTCACGGAAAACGGCGTTCCGCAAAGCGGTCTCGACAAGCATTTCGTGGCGGTATCGACCAACGTCGACGAAGCCATACGCTTTGGGATTCTCGGCGAGAACGTGTTCCAGTTCGGAGAATGGGTCGGCGGCCGTTATTCGCTATGGTCCTCGGTCGGACTCATCATCATGCTCTATCTGGGAGCACAGCATTTCGACGCAATGCTTGCCGGCGCCCACGCCATGGACGAGCACTTCCGGCATGCGCCGCTCGAAGCCAACATGCCCGTGCTGCTCGGCTTGCTGGGCATCTGGTATCGCAACTTCTTCGATGCGCAGACACTTTCCGTCGCGCCCTATACGGACGCTTTGCAAAAACTTCCGCCGTATCTGCAGCAACTGGACATGGAAAGCAACGGCAAGTCGGTACAGGTCGATGGCTCGCCCGTGTCCTGGCAGACCGCCCCGATCCTCTGGGGCGAGCCGGGCACGAACGGTCAGCACGCCTATTTCCAGATGCTGCATCAGGGCACGACGCTCGTGCCGGTCGACTTCATTGCGGTGCTCGAGCCGCAATACGACGAACCCGCCTATCTCGACCATCACCGCAAGCTGCTGGCGAACTGCTTCGCGCAAAGTGAAGCGTTCCTTCAGGGCGGTTCGATGGCAACGCCCGAACAGGCCGGCGGCCCGTTAGCCGCCCAGCGTCGCTTCGATGGCAATCGTCCGAGCAATACGCTGGTGATCGACAAGTTGACGCCGGAACGACTGGGAGCGCTGATTGCGCTATACGAACACAAAGTGTTCGTTCAGGCCGCCATTTGGAACATCAATCCGTTCGATCAATGGGGTGTGGAGTTGGGCAAGACGCTTTGCCGTGCGATCGAGCCGGAACTTGTCGATCCCGACTCGCTCAAGCCGGACGCTCACGACGCCTCGACGGCGTCGCTGATCCGTATCGCCGGCGAAGCGCTCAAGAAGCGCTGCTGA
- a CDS encoding ABC transporter ATP-binding protein yields the protein MSFSENVIEVRGLGKRLRDATGELVILQDIDFCVAKGQSVAIVGASGSGKSTLLGLMAGLDTATDGSITLLGRSLGELDEEGRAALRRGAVGFVFQSFQLMPHLTALENVMLPLELLGETREVRNRALGLLEQVGLGSRLTHYPKQLSGGEQQRVALARAFVTEPAVLFADEPTGSLDTATGERVIDLMFSLNEASGATLVLVTHDLAIAQRCDATVRLAGGRVVNGAAV from the coding sequence ATGTCGTTTTCCGAAAACGTTATTGAAGTACGGGGTCTGGGCAAACGGTTGCGCGACGCCACCGGTGAACTGGTCATTTTGCAGGATATCGACTTCTGCGTCGCGAAAGGCCAGAGCGTGGCTATCGTCGGCGCGTCGGGTTCCGGCAAGTCCACGCTGCTCGGGTTGATGGCCGGACTCGACACCGCGACCGACGGCAGCATCACGCTGTTGGGTAGATCGCTGGGCGAGCTCGACGAAGAAGGGCGTGCCGCGTTGCGACGGGGGGCCGTCGGTTTCGTCTTCCAGTCCTTCCAGCTAATGCCGCATCTGACCGCCCTCGAGAATGTGATGTTACCGCTCGAGTTGTTGGGTGAGACACGCGAGGTGCGCAATCGTGCCCTCGGATTACTGGAGCAAGTGGGACTGGGCTCCCGGCTGACGCACTATCCGAAGCAACTTTCCGGTGGCGAGCAGCAGCGCGTGGCACTTGCTCGCGCCTTTGTCACCGAGCCGGCGGTGTTGTTTGCCGACGAGCCGACAGGTAGCCTCGATACGGCGACGGGCGAGCGCGTCATCGATCTGATGTTCTCGCTCAACGAAGCGAGCGGGGCGACGCTGGTGCTCGTAACCCACGATCTCGCCATCGCGCAGCGTTGCGATGCGACCGTGCGCCTCGCGGGCGGGCGCGTGGTAAACGGCGCGGCTGTTTGA
- a CDS encoding arylesterase, whose amino-acid sequence MARRRFLKLAVSAFVGGCLLTGTAANAASSGAPAILVVGDSLSAEYGIARGAGWVNLMQQTITQNGFDYNVVNASISGDTTSGGRARLAPLLERYRPVVTIIELGGNDALRGIPLDLTRSNLREMIAASRKAGSQVIVVGMRIPPNYGPDYSEQFFAMFSTLAKQENTGYVPFLLAGVAEHQDWFQQDQIHPLAKAHPQILQNVWPTVKPLLKPAGKPPAKAVNARASKPGA is encoded by the coding sequence ATGGCAAGAAGAAGGTTCTTGAAATTGGCCGTATCGGCCTTCGTCGGCGGGTGCCTGCTCACAGGGACCGCGGCAAACGCGGCAAGTTCTGGCGCACCGGCGATCCTCGTCGTGGGCGACAGCCTCTCGGCGGAGTATGGCATTGCGCGCGGCGCCGGCTGGGTCAATCTGATGCAGCAGACGATCACGCAAAACGGATTCGATTATAACGTCGTCAACGCGAGTATCAGTGGCGACACCACCAGCGGTGGGCGCGCCCGCCTCGCCCCCCTGCTCGAACGTTATCGCCCGGTTGTCACGATCATCGAACTGGGGGGCAACGATGCCCTGCGCGGTATTCCGCTGGACCTGACGCGCAGCAATTTGCGAGAAATGATCGCAGCCTCCCGCAAAGCCGGCAGTCAGGTGATCGTGGTCGGTATGCGCATCCCACCGAATTACGGCCCGGACTACAGCGAGCAGTTCTTTGCGATGTTCTCGACGCTCGCCAAGCAGGAGAATACCGGCTATGTGCCGTTCCTGCTCGCCGGTGTCGCCGAGCACCAGGACTGGTTTCAGCAGGACCAGATTCACCCGCTCGCCAAGGCACATCCGCAGATCCTGCAAAATGTCTGGCCCACGGTGAAGCCGCTGCTCAAACCTGCCGGCAAACCGCCCGCCAAGGCGGTGAATGCACGAGCCTCGAAACCCGGCGCATAA
- a CDS encoding IS1182 family transposase, which yields MLKIPTPTQHELEMVTLEELVPKDHLLRQIEAAVDFEFIREKVAHLYCADNGRPALDPVVMFKLLFIGYLFGVRSERQLMREVQVNVAYRWFARFRLTDKVPDASTFSQNRRRRFTDTTVYQEIFDEIVRQAMGRGLVDGRVLYTDSTHLKANANKNKFDVVKLEQTPAAYLEKLNAAVDADRAAHGKKPLNRDDDEPPSSKDTKISRTDPDSGYMVRDDKPKGFFYLDHRTVDAKHAIITDTHVTPASVHDSQPYLERLDRQRERFEFKVEAVGLDAGYFTPAVCQGLEEREIAGVMGYRTPNHKPGLFYKRQFQYDAYRNEYVCPQGQALPYSTTNRLGYREYKSDARICRCCPVRAQCTNSANAVKVVTRHVWERAKQRVDARRLSEWGRRIYARRKETVERSFADAKQLHGHRYARMRGLRKVAEQCLLAAAAQNIKKIAMLVARLRARLGERSYLWRPFRWLMSVLRACLSMCAPLRCPFALA from the coding sequence ATGCTAAAGATCCCGACGCCCACGCAGCACGAACTCGAGATGGTGACGCTCGAGGAACTCGTGCCGAAGGACCACCTGCTGCGCCAGATCGAGGCGGCGGTGGATTTCGAATTCATCCGCGAAAAGGTCGCGCACCTGTACTGCGCAGACAACGGTCGTCCGGCGCTCGATCCGGTGGTGATGTTCAAGCTGCTGTTCATCGGCTACCTGTTTGGGGTGCGCAGTGAGCGGCAGTTGATGCGCGAGGTCCAGGTCAACGTCGCCTATCGGTGGTTCGCCCGGTTTCGGCTGACCGACAAGGTGCCGGATGCGTCGACGTTCTCGCAGAATCGCCGCCGACGCTTCACGGACACGACGGTGTATCAGGAAATCTTCGACGAGATCGTGCGCCAGGCGATGGGCCGTGGTCTGGTCGATGGCCGTGTGCTGTACACCGACAGCACGCACCTGAAGGCCAATGCGAACAAGAACAAGTTCGACGTGGTAAAGCTGGAACAGACGCCTGCGGCCTATCTGGAGAAGCTCAATGCGGCAGTGGATGCGGACCGGGCCGCGCATGGCAAGAAGCCGCTGAATCGGGACGACGATGAGCCGCCGTCGAGCAAGGACACCAAGATTAGCCGGACCGATCCGGACAGCGGCTACATGGTGCGGGACGACAAGCCGAAGGGCTTCTTCTATCTGGACCACCGCACGGTGGACGCCAAGCACGCGATCATTACCGATACGCATGTGACGCCGGCCTCGGTGCACGACAGCCAGCCGTATCTGGAGCGGCTGGATCGACAGCGCGAGCGCTTTGAGTTCAAGGTGGAAGCGGTGGGGCTGGATGCTGGCTACTTCACGCCAGCGGTGTGCCAGGGGCTGGAGGAGCGGGAGATTGCCGGGGTGATGGGCTATCGCACGCCGAACCACAAGCCGGGGCTGTTCTACAAACGGCAGTTCCAGTACGACGCGTACCGCAACGAGTACGTGTGCCCGCAGGGACAGGCGCTGCCGTACAGCACGACTAACCGGCTCGGCTATCGGGAATACAAATCCGATGCTCGGATATGCCGGTGCTGCCCGGTACGAGCACAGTGCACGAACAGTGCCAACGCGGTGAAGGTGGTGACGCGCCACGTCTGGGAGCGCGCCAAGCAGCGGGTGGACGCGAGGCGGCTGAGCGAGTGGGGACGACGCATTTACGCGCGGCGCAAGGAGACGGTGGAACGCAGCTTTGCCGATGCCAAGCAACTGCATGGGCATCGCTATGCGCGCATGCGCGGGCTGCGCAAGGTGGCCGAGCAGTGCTTGTTGGCTGCGGCGGCGCAGAACATCAAGAAAATTGCGATGCTGGTGGCGCGCCTACGGGCGCGTTTAGGCGAGCGTTCGTACCTCTGGCGCCCGTTTCGGTGGCTCATGAGCGTCCTGAGGGCTTGTCTCTCAATGTGCGCGCCCTTACGCTGCCCATTCGCCCTTGCCTAA
- a CDS encoding SurA N-terminal domain-containing protein: protein MFDFIRRHQRLVLIFLTVLIVPSFVVFGVHGWQEYASDAGTIAKVGDQTVTRQEFDGTLRAQTERMQQMFGGAVDASQINTPEMRSAVLDNLIQQKLLAQETLKKNLSVPDAQVREALLAIPAIAQLRRADGSIDQAAYEQLLSAQNLTPQRLEAQIRFQLASNQLPSSVQASAMLPKTVLERFAQLRSQQREVAAIEFPLSDYAGKIVPTEQQLQAYYDAHKADFQIPESAEIQYVVLDPKAMPASAQAAPSDDALRKMYNDNLKQYTTQEERRASHILIASPADASPADHAKAKAKADAILAQIRKNPSDFARLASENSEDPGSKANGGDLGFFARDAMVKPFADAAFSLKAEGDISDVVKSDFGYHIIKLTGIKPAQTKSFDEVKAQLADQYRQQEAAKGYAKLADQFTNAVYEQPDSLQPVADKLNLKLQTAKVTRTPDPALAQSPLGNEKLLKAVFGDEALKNKRNTEAVDVGQGVLVSAHVVTYHPAATPPLAQIETQVRQKATADLAAEASKKAGEAKLDALKKGGDAAFGAAQTVSRDNPGKLAPAAVTAIFSADTSKLPAYVGVALGEGQGYAVYRISKVSQSSAQDPQRLAAEAQQLSQLAAQAEWNAWLGDLRASSKVKIVNDVTKGSAN from the coding sequence ATGTTCGACTTCATTCGCCGTCATCAACGATTGGTCCTCATCTTCCTGACGGTGTTGATCGTGCCGTCGTTCGTGGTGTTTGGCGTGCATGGCTGGCAGGAGTATGCTTCGGACGCCGGCACGATTGCCAAGGTCGGCGACCAGACCGTGACGCGGCAGGAGTTCGACGGTACGTTGCGTGCGCAAACCGAACGGATGCAGCAGATGTTCGGCGGTGCGGTCGATGCCAGTCAGATCAACACGCCGGAGATGCGCAGCGCTGTGCTGGACAATCTGATTCAGCAAAAGCTGCTCGCGCAGGAAACGCTCAAGAAAAATCTGTCGGTGCCTGACGCGCAGGTGCGCGAAGCCCTGCTGGCCATTCCCGCCATCGCGCAATTGCGCCGTGCCGACGGCTCCATCGATCAGGCGGCTTACGAGCAGCTCCTGTCGGCGCAGAACCTGACGCCGCAGCGCCTCGAAGCGCAAATTCGTTTCCAGTTGGCTTCGAACCAACTGCCGTCGAGTGTTCAGGCCAGCGCAATGCTGCCCAAGACGGTGCTGGAGCGTTTCGCCCAACTGCGTTCGCAACAACGGGAAGTCGCCGCAATCGAATTCCCGCTCTCGGACTACGCTGGCAAGATCGTGCCGACGGAGCAACAGCTCCAGGCGTATTACGACGCGCACAAGGCCGACTTCCAGATACCGGAGTCGGCCGAGATCCAATATGTGGTGCTCGATCCCAAGGCTATGCCGGCATCGGCGCAGGCGGCGCCGAGCGACGACGCATTGCGCAAGATGTACAACGACAATCTGAAGCAATACACGACGCAGGAAGAGCGTCGCGCGTCGCACATTCTGATTGCTTCGCCGGCAGACGCCTCGCCTGCCGATCACGCCAAGGCGAAGGCCAAGGCCGATGCCATCCTCGCGCAGATCAGGAAGAACCCGAGCGACTTTGCCAGGCTGGCCAGTGAAAACTCGGAAGATCCGGGTTCGAAGGCCAACGGTGGCGATCTGGGTTTCTTTGCCCGCGATGCGATGGTCAAACCGTTCGCGGACGCCGCGTTCTCGCTCAAGGCAGAGGGCGACATCAGCGACGTCGTGAAGAGCGACTTCGGGTACCACATCATCAAGCTCACGGGCATCAAGCCGGCGCAGACCAAATCGTTCGACGAAGTGAAGGCGCAACTGGCGGATCAGTATCGTCAGCAGGAAGCGGCAAAGGGCTATGCGAAACTCGCCGACCAGTTCACGAACGCCGTGTATGAGCAGCCGGACAGCCTGCAACCGGTGGCCGACAAGCTGAACCTGAAGTTACAGACAGCGAAGGTCACGCGCACGCCGGATCCCGCACTCGCGCAAAGCCCGCTCGGCAACGAGAAACTGCTCAAGGCCGTGTTCGGTGACGAGGCGCTCAAGAACAAGCGCAACACGGAAGCCGTGGACGTCGGTCAGGGCGTATTGGTGTCGGCGCACGTCGTCACCTACCATCCGGCGGCAACGCCGCCGCTGGCGCAGATCGAAACACAGGTCAGGCAGAAGGCGACCGCTGATCTCGCCGCGGAAGCATCGAAGAAGGCGGGTGAGGCCAAGCTTGACGCGCTCAAGAAGGGTGGCGACGCTGCGTTCGGTGCCGCGCAGACCGTCTCGCGCGACAATCCAGGCAAGCTGGCCCCGGCCGCGGTGACAGCCATTTTCAGTGCCGATACGAGCAAGCTGCCGGCCTACGTCGGTGTGGCGCTGGGCGAAGGACAGGGCTACGCGGTTTATCGCATCAGCAAGGTATCGCAGTCGAGCGCTCAGGATCCGCAGCGTTTGGCCGCCGAAGCGCAGCAGTTGAGCCAGTTGGCAGCGCAGGCGGAGTGGAATGCCTGGCTGGGCGATCTGCGTGCAAGTTCGAAGGTGAAGATCGTGAACGACGTGACCAAGGGGTCGGCGAACTGA